The genome window AAAAGCTTTTGTAGTTTCATTTTGATTTGCTGTTGGGTTTTTTTCTAACCATTCTATAAATTGTAAAATAATATTTCTGTTTATTTGACCGGCTACTCTATATCTAACTTTTGCTTGCGGATCTATAAAAAAAGTCTCGGGGGTTCCAGTTACTCCATATTGAATAGATATTAATCCTTTTAAATCTTGCACAACAGGAAAAGATTGGCCATAATTTTTTTGCCAGTCTTTGATGGTTTCAGTATTATCTTGAATATTTATACTTACAAAATAAGGAAATTTATCATTTTTTTGTTGTGTCAACTGATAAAAATACTCCATTTCCGGAGCTTCACCCCGACAAACGGAACAAAAAGAGGACCAGAAATTTAATATTACCCATTTATTCTTTTGAAAATATTGCTCAGAATTAAATGAACCGCCTGTCGTTAGTGGGGCAGAAATTATAGGTGCTACTTCCCCAACTAATTGACTTGGATTATAATTGGGATCTTGTTTTAAAGCATAAATCATTAGTGCTAAGAATAATAAAATACCAAATACCGCTGTAAAAATAGCATTTCGATTAATCTTTTTCTTTTGCATATAACTCCCAATACTTTTTATTTGCTAGCAGATGTTTGTTGAGTAGGAATATTTTGGTCTTTTAAAATACTATCAAGTAATTTAGCTTCTTTCATTTGTTTATGATCTTTTTTTGTATCATAAACTTCACTATGTTTAACCATCAATAAGTTTGCTGTAATTAATTTATCTTTTTGATTAATATCTGGGTTATTTATCAATCGACCTTCAACTACAACTCCTTGACCTTCTTTAAAAAGATCTGGTGGTATGCCTTTATATTGTACAAAAAAGTTGTGGCCTTCCAAATCCGTCATTTTAAAATTAAGTTCACTTTTTTCAGCATTCCATTGTTTAGTGCCTGCCATAACTAAACCAGATACACGAAATAATTTCCCATCAAATTTAATAGGATTAGCATAAACTTCAGCAGGGGTATAAAATGTTACTGTAGATTCGCTTCTTGTAGCTTGATAAATAATCAGACCTAGCGATCCTAATACAATGACAAGTCCAGCGATTTGTCCATTATTTATTTTCACAATGATTTCCTTCACTCGAATAAAATGAGTTATTTTCTTCATTTGCTTTATCAAAAAAACCTTCTTCATTCATGTTATGAATTGAATGCCGTCTGATTTTTAACGAAAAAAATGTGTAGAGTATTAAACAAATAGCAACAATTGCAAAAGTTGAATACACAAAAATTTCCCAACTTAAATTACCGTATTCTGATTCCATGATTATTCACCTCTTGCAACATCTAAAGTTTCTTTTGCAGAAACGGCTTGTCTTCTAATTTTATAAATTGCAATACTCAAAAAGAACATAGCTATAAAATTTAAAAAAAGGACAAGCGAAATATCAGTTGAAGCATTTTTTGTTTTTTCAACAAAAGTTTGGGGTTGATGAAGAGATCTCCATAAATTAACACTATAATATACAATAGGAACATTTACTGCACTTATTATGGCTATAATAGCCGACATATTTCTTTTCGTTTTTAAATCCGGAGTAAAATGCCTAAGTATTAAATAACCACAACAAACAAGAAACATAACTAAACTTGATGTTAAACGCGGATCCCAATCCCACCAAACTCCCCAAGTTGGACGCCCCCAAATGCTACCTGAAATTAAGGTTAAAAAAGAAAAAAGAGTTCCTAATTCTAATGAAGTGTAACTACTTCTATCATAGATTACTGCATTTTTTGGTTTTAATATTACTAAAAAAGCAAATATTGCACTAGTAAAAACCCAAAAAAATGCGCACCAAGCTACTGGAACATGTACAAAAATAATGCGATAAACATTTCCTTGATCAGTATCAGAGGCGACCCAAAATAATGCTAAAAACCAACAAAAAATTTGGAAAATTGTAAATAAAGTTAGAATAATATTCCAACGAAAAATTGGTTTTCTTATAGATAAAGGGATTTTATTCTCTACTATTTCTTTATTACTCATATTCATTCCTGCAAAAGTAAGTCACTTAAAAGAATTCCTAATGTAGAAAAAATGATGGGGTAAGCTATTAATATTGTCCACCAAGCATTTTCACTAAATGCACCAAGAAGAGAATTGCTACCAATATGTATTGTTAATGAAACCGATGCTAGTAAAATCCCGCTTTGGAAAGGAAAAAATAACATAGGAAGTAATATTTCTTTTGCTAAACTTCTGGCTGTTAAACATGTAATTAACGTACCCAAACTTGCCGATCCTAAATTAAAAAAAATAGCAACAAAAAAAAGATTACTCATTAAACTAAGAAGAATACTTGAATTAATATTATAAAAAATGATCCATAGTAATAATATTGGAATTTGTAGGGTAAAAATTTGCAAAGCAGTAAAACTAATTTTACCTGCTATTATAGATGTTTTTGGTAAATTTGAGGTAAGCAGTAAATCCATTCCGTTACATTCTTGCTCAGCAGAAAATATTCTACTGATTGTAAGAACGGCAACAAATTCATTCATAATCCAAAATGTACCAATTTGGATATCTGCTCTTTGAATAGCTTCAGTTCCCAATCCAAATGGAAAAAGAATAAGTAAACAACAGGCAAAAATGAAAGTTCCTACCCAAGAAGCTTTTCTTGCCCAAAGAGAACGAAAACTTAATTTGTGAATAAAATAAAAAGATTTAAACCAGCTGAATTCTTTTTTGTTAAGCAGATATATTTTATTAAGCATTAAAGTAAAGCCTTAATTTCTGGTTTTAAATTTCTTTTTACTTCTGGAACATAATTAGATAAACTAATATTTTTACCCGCCCATTTTATTAAATTCTCATCATGAGTTGCTATTATAAATGCTGAACTATTATTTGTTATAAGTTCAGAAAAAATATCTAGACAAATATTAGTACCTGACTCATCTAAGCCATTAGTAGGTTCATCAGCTAATATTATTTTAGGTTTAATAAGTAACAGTGCAGCGAGTGATAATCTTCTTTTTTGTCCAGTCGACAAAGATCTTACTATTTGGAGTTCTCTGTCCTGTAAATGAACTCTTTTTAATACTTGTTTATATGAACTTACTTGGTATTGAAATGAATAACTCTGTGTATAAAAATCTAAATTCCAGAGCACAGATTGATCTAACATTAAACTTGGAATGTTGGGAAGATAAATTAAAGACTTATTTTTTTGTGATAATTCTTGATTTTCAAAGTAACTTATCTCCCCTAAATGAGCTTTTGATAATCCTGCCATAACTTTTAAAAGAGATGTTTTACCAATTCCATTTGGACCTGTTATAACAACTTTATCTTGCGCTAATATAGGTAAATTAAAATTAGAAATTAAAGGTTTATTACCCATTCTAATTTCTAAGTTATTACAATTTAAATATAGCGACATTGGTCAGATATTATCTTTCTTCAGCTTCATTTTGCAAGGAAATGGAATCTAAAATTGTAAAAGATGATCCGTGAGTTTCCATAATACCAGCTTGTTTGAAGTCAGCTATTGCACGACTAACAGTTTCTGGAGTAACGTCTGCTAGTTCTGCTATATCTCGACGATTTAAAGGCGGTTCGAAACTTTGTGCGCCATCATCAGCAAATAAATTATAAAGCTCATAAATAACAGAAGCAACCCTATTTTTTGCTGGACGATATAAGTCTGATTCTATACGCTTTTCTAATCTTGCGAGTTCATAACAAAAAATTTTCATAAATTGAAGAGAGACAATTGGGCTTCTTTGAATAAGATCCAATACTATTGTTTTTTCTATGGAAAAAACTTCACTATCTTTTAAAGCAACTGAAGTGCGACTGTATTTGAATTCTCCAAAGACTTCCCGAATACCAACGATTTGTCCAGCACGCACAATACGAGTAATTACGCTTTCACCTTCTTGGCTTTCACGCACAATCTTGAGACAACCGTTTGCAACTCCATAAATTGATCTTGGCGTATCACCTGAAATAAAAAGATTTTGGCCTTTTTTCAATCTAATAATAGAAGAGTTTTCTTGAAATCGATGTAAATCCTCATCTGAGAGGGATGGAAAAAGCCTACGCAAAGTGTAAGTTCCCCTAGATTTTCTTTCCATTCTTAAAGCTCCGATGGCAAAACCTTAGCAAGGTCCGAGTCTATTGCATCTCGTATGTTTTTTAAGTCAGGTTGTGGTTTTGATTTAACCCCATTCACAATGACGGCAAAAGCAACCCAATCCCCGTTTTTTAGCCGACTATAGCCTCCAAGAGCTGATACATTCACAGGTTCTGTTAGTGTTCCTGTTTTTCCTCTTAATCTTCCTTGTAAATGTTTTTCTGATGCAGAGGTAAATCTTCTTTTTAGCGTACCTTCATCACCAACAATTGGTAAAGCATTTATGTACGCTGGAAAAGCTCTACCACTAAAATACATATGATCCAATAAAGAAATAATATCTCTTGCAGAAAGTCGATTATTAGGAGTTAAGCCGCTTCCGCTTTCAATAATTATTGGTGAATTTAGTTTTTGATTTGTTTCCCAAGTAGAGTTTTTTAAGACATTTTTCATATATTTTTCTAATAAACTACCAGCTTCTTTCAAATCTCCTTTATTTTTTGGATTTGACTCTGATAATAAATTTAATGCCAATATATCACCAATAAAGTTATTACTTACCTCAAAAAGTCCTTTCATTTGCCATTCAATCGGATAGCCATCGACAGCGGCTATTGGTGTTAAACTTCCTTTTA of Pigmentibacter sp. JX0631 contains these proteins:
- a CDS encoding TlpA disulfide reductase family protein, with product MQKKKINRNAIFTAVFGILLFLALMIYALKQDPNYNPSQLVGEVAPIISAPLTTGGSFNSEQYFQKNKWVILNFWSSFCSVCRGEAPEMEYFYQLTQQKNDKFPYFVSINIQDNTETIKDWQKNYGQSFPVVQDLKGLISIQYGVTGTPETFFIDPQAKVRYRVAGQINRNIILQFIEWLEKNPTANQNETTKAFISLRSNS
- a CDS encoding cytochrome c maturation protein CcmE — protein: MKINNGQIAGLVIVLGSLGLIIYQATRSESTVTFYTPAEVYANPIKFDGKLFRVSGLVMAGTKQWNAEKSELNFKMTDLEGHNFFVQYKGIPPDLFKEGQGVVVEGRLINNPDINQKDKLITANLLMVKHSEVYDTKKDHKQMKEAKLLDSILKDQNIPTQQTSASK
- the ccsA gene encoding cytochrome c biogenesis protein CcsA, which encodes MSNKEIVENKIPLSIRKPIFRWNIILTLFTIFQIFCWFLALFWVASDTDQGNVYRIIFVHVPVAWCAFFWVFTSAIFAFLVILKPKNAVIYDRSSYTSLELGTLFSFLTLISGSIWGRPTWGVWWDWDPRLTSSLVMFLVCCGYLILRHFTPDLKTKRNMSAIIAIISAVNVPIVYYSVNLWRSLHQPQTFVEKTKNASTDISLVLFLNFIAMFFLSIAIYKIRRQAVSAKETLDVARGE
- a CDS encoding heme exporter protein CcmB, with the protein product MLNKIYLLNKKEFSWFKSFYFIHKLSFRSLWARKASWVGTFIFACCLLILFPFGLGTEAIQRADIQIGTFWIMNEFVAVLTISRIFSAEQECNGMDLLLTSNLPKTSIIAGKISFTALQIFTLQIPILLLWIIFYNINSSILLSLMSNLFFVAIFFNLGSASLGTLITCLTARSLAKEILLPMLFFPFQSGILLASVSLTIHIGSNSLLGAFSENAWWTILIAYPIIFSTLGILLSDLLLQE
- a CDS encoding ATP-binding cassette domain-containing protein — its product is MGNKPLISNFNLPILAQDKVVITGPNGIGKTSLLKVMAGLSKAHLGEISYFENQELSQKNKSLIYLPNIPSLMLDQSVLWNLDFYTQSYSFQYQVSSYKQVLKRVHLQDRELQIVRSLSTGQKRRLSLAALLLIKPKIILADEPTNGLDESGTNICLDIFSELITNNSSAFIIATHDENLIKWAGKNISLSNYVPEVKRNLKPEIKALL
- a CDS encoding Crp/Fnr family transcriptional regulator, yielding MERKSRGTYTLRRLFPSLSDEDLHRFQENSSIIRLKKGQNLFISGDTPRSIYGVANGCLKIVRESQEGESVITRIVRAGQIVGIREVFGEFKYSRTSVALKDSEVFSIEKTIVLDLIQRSPIVSLQFMKIFCYELARLEKRIESDLYRPAKNRVASVIYELYNLFADDGAQSFEPPLNRRDIAELADVTPETVSRAIADFKQAGIMETHGSSFTILDSISLQNEAEER